A window of Amycolatopsis australiensis contains these coding sequences:
- a CDS encoding cytidine deaminase: MSTFDWDALRSQAIEAASHAYAPYSGLHVGVAGIVDDGRVVTGCNVENASYGLGLCAECTMAGQLRLSGGGRLVAVACRSGAGDLLMPCGRCRQILFELGGSTCLVDTPSGILPMSEVLPDAFGPDDLP; encoded by the coding sequence GTGTCTACTTTCGACTGGGACGCGCTGCGTTCTCAGGCCATCGAGGCCGCTTCCCACGCGTACGCGCCTTACTCGGGGCTGCACGTCGGGGTCGCCGGGATCGTCGACGACGGCCGGGTCGTGACCGGCTGCAACGTCGAGAACGCGTCCTACGGGCTCGGGCTGTGCGCCGAATGCACGATGGCCGGGCAGCTGCGGCTGTCCGGCGGCGGGCGGCTGGTCGCCGTCGCGTGCCGCAGCGGCGCCGGTGACCTGCTGATGCCGTGCGGGCGCTGCCGGCAGATCCTGTTCGAGCTGGGCGGATCCACGTGCCTGGTGGACACGCCCAGCGGCATCCTGCCGATGTCGGAAGTCCTGCCGGACGCCTTCGGCCCGGACGACCTGCCGTGA
- a CDS encoding adenosine deaminase gives MPDESPVLTSETLRRAPKVLLHDHLDGGLRPATVAELAEATGYAGLPATDPAELGTWFRRAADSGSLVSYLETFAHTCGVMQTEDALVRVAAEAVEDLAADGVVYAEVRYAPELFVERGLSLDAVVEAVQAGFTEGTRRVAANGGSIRVGTLLCAMRQHARALEIANLAVRYRDAGVVGFDIAGPEDGFPPTRNLDAFEYLRQNNAHFTIHAGEAFGLPSIWEAIQHCGAERLGHGVRIVEDIKTDADGTVHLGRLAAYVRDRRIPLEICPTSNVQTGAARSIAEHPIGLLTRLRFRVTVNTDNRLMSGCTMTSEFAALHETFGYGLDDFRWFTINAMKSAFIDFDARLALIDDVIKPGYAALA, from the coding sequence ATGCCTGACGAAAGCCCTGTTCTGACCAGCGAGACGCTCCGCCGCGCCCCCAAGGTCCTGCTGCACGACCACCTGGACGGCGGCCTCCGCCCGGCCACCGTCGCCGAGCTCGCCGAAGCCACCGGCTACGCCGGTCTGCCGGCCACCGACCCGGCCGAGCTGGGCACCTGGTTCCGCCGGGCGGCCGACTCCGGCTCGCTCGTGTCCTACCTCGAGACCTTCGCGCACACCTGCGGCGTGATGCAGACCGAGGATGCCCTGGTCAGGGTCGCCGCGGAAGCGGTGGAGGACCTGGCCGCCGACGGCGTCGTCTACGCCGAGGTGCGCTACGCACCGGAGTTGTTCGTCGAACGCGGTCTGTCACTCGATGCGGTGGTCGAGGCCGTCCAGGCGGGTTTCACGGAGGGCACCCGCCGGGTGGCCGCGAACGGCGGCAGCATCCGCGTCGGGACGTTGCTCTGCGCGATGCGCCAGCACGCCCGCGCGCTGGAGATCGCGAACCTGGCCGTCCGCTACCGCGACGCCGGCGTGGTGGGCTTCGACATCGCCGGGCCGGAGGACGGATTCCCGCCGACCCGCAATCTCGACGCCTTCGAGTATTTGCGCCAGAACAATGCGCATTTCACCATTCACGCCGGTGAAGCGTTCGGTTTGCCGTCCATTTGGGAGGCGATTCAGCACTGCGGTGCCGAGCGGCTCGGGCACGGCGTGCGGATCGTCGAGGACATCAAGACCGACGCGGACGGCACGGTCCACCTTGGACGGTTGGCCGCGTACGTCCGCGACCGCCGCATCCCGCTGGAGATCTGCCCGACGTCGAACGTCCAAACTGGCGCGGCGCGCTCGATCGCCGAGCACCCCATCGGCCTGCTCACGCGGCTGCGCTTCCGGGTGACCGTGAACACGGACAACCGGCTGATGAGCGGGTGCACGATGACCAGCGAATTCGCCGCGCTGCACGAGACCTTCGGGTATGGCCTCGACGACTTCCGGTGGTTCACCATCAACGCGATGAAATCCGCGTTCATCGATTTCGACGCCCGCCTGGCGCTGATCGACGACGTCATCAAGCCCGGCTACGCCGCGCTGGCCTGA
- a CDS encoding ABC transporter permease, which translates to MTSWRTKLLPPLLAIVFAVLLSAIALIISGADPLQAYGTMIGQMFKGSTAVDTVNLATVYYLSGLAVAIGFQMNLFNIGVEGQYRFAAVVAAIAGGAMQLPPVIHVIAILLVAIVAGMAYAAIPAVLKVTRGVSEVISTIMLNAIVAGIIAFLVNADQFGVQTGNNIGTRVIAPSGRIPGIPLGSGTLFGFVIIAAVIGAAYWFMLNRTRFGFELKASGESTTAAAAGGVNAKKMTLIAMLLSGGVAGLVAMPELLGRDYTYGITATQMYGFTGIAVALLGRNHPGGIALGALLWAFLDTSAVSLEQINVSKEIATIMQGIIVLSVVVAYEVVRRADLAAEQRRVGRALAGRKGSSVAGGGAV; encoded by the coding sequence ATGACCTCCTGGCGCACGAAACTGCTGCCGCCGCTGCTGGCGATCGTGTTCGCCGTGCTGCTCTCGGCGATCGCGCTGATCATCTCGGGCGCGGACCCGCTGCAGGCGTACGGCACGATGATCGGCCAGATGTTCAAGGGCTCCACCGCGGTCGACACGGTGAACCTGGCGACCGTCTACTACCTGTCCGGGCTCGCGGTGGCCATCGGCTTCCAGATGAACCTGTTCAACATCGGCGTCGAGGGCCAGTACCGGTTCGCCGCGGTCGTCGCGGCCATCGCCGGCGGCGCCATGCAGCTGCCGCCGGTCATCCACGTGATCGCGATCCTGCTGGTCGCCATCGTCGCGGGCATGGCCTACGCGGCGATCCCGGCGGTCCTCAAGGTCACCCGCGGGGTCAGCGAGGTCATCTCGACGATCATGCTCAACGCGATCGTCGCCGGGATCATCGCCTTCCTCGTCAACGCCGACCAGTTCGGCGTGCAGACCGGCAACAACATCGGCACCCGCGTGATCGCCCCGTCCGGCCGGATCCCGGGCATCCCGCTCGGCTCCGGCACGCTGTTCGGGTTCGTGATCATCGCGGCCGTGATCGGCGCCGCGTACTGGTTCATGCTCAACCGCACCCGGTTCGGGTTCGAGCTCAAGGCGTCCGGCGAGTCCACCACGGCGGCCGCCGCGGGCGGCGTCAACGCCAAGAAGATGACGCTGATCGCGATGCTGCTCTCCGGCGGCGTGGCCGGCCTGGTCGCCATGCCGGAGCTGCTCGGGCGCGACTACACCTACGGCATCACCGCGACGCAGATGTACGGCTTCACCGGCATCGCGGTCGCGCTGCTGGGCCGCAACCACCCCGGCGGCATCGCGCTCGGCGCGCTGCTGTGGGCGTTCCTCGACACCTCCGCGGTGTCGCTGGAGCAGATCAACGTGTCCAAGGAGATCGCGACGATCATGCAGGGCATCATCGTGCTGTCGGTCGTCGTGGCGTACGAGGTCGTGCGCCGGGCCGACCTGGCCGCCGAGCAGCGGCGCGTCGGGCGCGCGCTGGCCGGCCGCAAGGGTTCCTCCGTCGCCGGGGGAGGTGCGGTGTGA
- a CDS encoding thymidine phosphorylase: protein MSGFAAVDVIRAKRDGGTLSGEQIDWVVDAYTRGVVAEEQMSALAMAIFLNGMSPAEISRWTRAMIESGERLSLDVSRPTVDKHSTGGVGDKITLPLAPLVAACGAAVPQLSGRGLGHTGGTLDKLESIPGWRASLSTAEILRQLDDVGAVVCAATSGLAPADKKLYALRDVTATVESIPLIASSIMSKKIAEGASGLVLDVKFGSGAFMKSLDQARALASTLTSIGADHGVPTTALLTDMNVPLGRAVGNAVEVAESVEVLKGGGPSDVVSLTLALATEMLALAEVSADPAAVLASGEAYEVWCRMIAAQGGDPSAPLPTPSHVHVVSAPSSGVLASLDAYAVGVAAWRLGAGRARKEDPVQAAAGVLCLAKPGDAVSEGQPLLELHTDTPEAVPAALEALAGGFSIAESAPSPGPIVVETIRAGM from the coding sequence GTGAGCGGGTTCGCGGCGGTCGACGTCATCCGGGCCAAGCGGGACGGCGGGACGCTCTCCGGCGAGCAGATCGACTGGGTCGTCGACGCCTACACGCGCGGAGTCGTGGCCGAGGAGCAGATGTCGGCGCTGGCCATGGCGATCTTCCTGAACGGGATGTCGCCGGCCGAGATCTCCCGGTGGACCCGCGCGATGATCGAGTCCGGCGAGCGGCTGTCGCTGGACGTGTCGCGGCCGACGGTCGACAAGCACTCGACGGGCGGGGTCGGCGACAAGATCACGCTGCCGCTGGCGCCGCTGGTGGCCGCGTGCGGGGCGGCGGTGCCGCAGCTGTCCGGGCGCGGGCTCGGCCACACCGGCGGGACGCTCGACAAGCTCGAGTCGATCCCGGGGTGGCGGGCTTCGCTGTCCACGGCGGAGATCCTCCGGCAGCTCGACGACGTCGGCGCGGTGGTCTGCGCGGCGACGTCCGGGCTGGCGCCGGCGGACAAGAAGCTGTACGCGCTGCGGGACGTCACCGCGACCGTCGAGTCGATCCCGCTGATCGCCAGCTCGATCATGAGCAAGAAGATCGCCGAAGGCGCGTCCGGGCTGGTGCTGGACGTGAAGTTCGGGTCGGGCGCGTTCATGAAGTCGCTCGACCAGGCGCGGGCGCTGGCCTCGACGCTGACCTCGATCGGCGCGGACCACGGCGTGCCGACGACGGCGCTGCTGACCGACATGAACGTCCCGCTCGGGCGTGCGGTCGGCAACGCGGTGGAGGTCGCGGAGTCGGTCGAGGTGCTCAAGGGCGGCGGCCCGTCCGACGTGGTCTCGCTGACTCTCGCGCTGGCCACGGAGATGCTGGCTCTCGCGGAAGTTTCCGCGGATCCCGCGGCGGTGCTGGCGTCCGGCGAAGCGTACGAGGTGTGGTGCCGGATGATCGCCGCCCAGGGCGGCGACCCGTCGGCGCCGTTGCCTACGCCTTCGCACGTACACGTCGTCTCGGCGCCTTCTTCGGGTGTGCTCGCTTCGCTGGACGCCTACGCGGTGGGGGTCGCGGCGTGGCGGCTGGGCGCGGGCCGCGCGCGCAAGGAGGACCCGGTCCAGGCGGCGGCGGGCGTGCTGTGCCTGGCCAAGCCCGGGGACGCCGTTTCCGAGGGGCAGCCGCTGCTGGAACTGCACACGGACACGCCGGAAGCGGTCCCGGCGGCCCTGGAGGCCTTGGCCGGCGGCTTCTCGATCGCCGAGTCGGCCCCTTCGCCGGGGCCGATCGTCGTGGAGACCATCCGCGCCGGGATGTGA
- a CDS encoding MFS transporter has protein sequence MAQVAGDAGEQLQASSRRWLILALGLAAQTASCSFLYGIPFLVPAMREAEGLSLAEAGTVVAAPSIGLLFTLIVWGAAADRYGERLIMALGLGVSGLLLVYAGVGTHPVGLLFGVFLAAGACTASVNAASGRVVMGWFAKSERGIAMGIRQTAQPLGVGVAALGLPPLAAHFGFRAAVLLPAGLAIVVALLVAWLVTDPPRPPRPASGEKPPSPYRHAALWRVHGASTLLVVPQFAVSAFAPVYLVAVQHWSPLSAGWYLAVVQVLGAAGRLGSGWWSDRVGSRLRPMRQLAVMSCGVMLLVALGDASWPWLVLLALALAGVITVADNGLGFTASAELAGLAWSGRAMGTQNTAQNIAASLTPPLLGLVIGDSRYALAFCVAAIFPALAVAVVPVRAEHPSDA, from the coding sequence ATGGCGCAGGTCGCGGGTGATGCGGGTGAGCAGCTGCAAGCCAGTTCACGGCGGTGGCTCATCCTCGCGCTCGGCCTCGCCGCGCAGACCGCGAGCTGCTCGTTCCTCTACGGCATCCCGTTCCTGGTCCCGGCCATGCGGGAAGCCGAGGGGCTGTCACTGGCGGAGGCGGGCACGGTCGTCGCGGCGCCGAGCATCGGGCTGCTGTTCACCCTGATCGTGTGGGGCGCGGCTGCGGACCGTTACGGAGAGCGCCTGATCATGGCGCTCGGCCTGGGTGTCTCGGGATTACTCCTGGTGTACGCCGGGGTCGGGACTCACCCGGTCGGCCTGCTCTTTGGGGTGTTCTTGGCTGCCGGAGCGTGCACGGCTTCGGTGAACGCGGCGAGCGGCCGCGTCGTCATGGGCTGGTTCGCGAAGTCCGAGCGCGGCATCGCGATGGGGATCCGCCAGACGGCCCAGCCGCTCGGCGTCGGCGTCGCGGCGTTGGGGCTGCCGCCGCTGGCCGCGCACTTCGGGTTCCGGGCGGCGGTGCTGCTGCCGGCCGGGCTGGCGATCGTCGTGGCGCTGCTGGTGGCGTGGCTGGTGACGGACCCGCCGCGGCCGCCTCGGCCGGCTTCGGGGGAGAAGCCGCCGTCGCCGTATCGGCACGCGGCGCTGTGGCGGGTGCACGGGGCGAGCACGTTGCTGGTGGTGCCGCAGTTCGCGGTGTCGGCGTTCGCGCCGGTGTACCTGGTCGCGGTGCAGCACTGGAGCCCGCTGTCGGCAGGCTGGTACCTGGCGGTGGTCCAAGTGCTGGGGGCGGCCGGCCGGCTGGGGTCGGGCTGGTGGTCGGACCGGGTGGGCAGCAGGCTGCGCCCGATGCGTCAGCTGGCGGTCATGAGCTGCGGCGTGATGCTGCTGGTGGCGCTGGGGGACGCTTCGTGGCCATGGCTGGTGCTGCTGGCGCTGGCACTGGCGGGGGTGATCACGGTGGCCGACAACGGACTGGGGTTCACGGCGTCGGCGGAGCTGGCGGGCCTGGCGTGGTCGGGCCGCGCGATGGGCACCCAGAACACGGCCCAGAACATCGCGGCCTCGCTGACGCCGCCCCTGCTGGGCCTGGTGATCGGCGACAGCAGGTACGCACTGGCGTTCTGCGTGGCGGCGATCTTCCCGGCCTTGGCGGTGGCGGTGGTCCCGGTCCGCGCGGAGCACCCCTCAGACGCCTGA
- a CDS encoding primosomal protein: protein MAQDIIPIELGLPQGDVVTLWAPRWREDGEEWEAFLGDEDDLYAFPDAAHLAAFVRTSERHDLIDHPAWDAVPSLNVPELIPDEDHTYDLVGVPELVAEEPDVWHIAELAEIVGIVRSLADVCDLEEVHEILDSTEGFSLLDQGTLPFTGSVGVQVWNDLSETVSQKWDTVLDAIDSLVTVPDVDEKVLEQTAEELAAFHEESAEAEAGAEGEEDLEALDTLDSAEDEDEDEEDEGPVGFWAEVGIDPIKIITSGAEYYTLRCYLDDAPVFLGSEGEIDVFTSTGALARALADGKELADTDLAEVSTWDEVLAKATAGELEIEVDPENTYVLTGLDADIAEGPEAIDPNQLELAVELITDAAEWAGDESVEAALASNESLGWLVSFVLRPDPTRLEPSAPFDTEQSAWRKLVETFENRLTVA from the coding sequence ATGGCACAGGACATCATCCCGATCGAACTCGGGCTGCCGCAGGGCGACGTCGTCACCCTGTGGGCGCCGCGCTGGCGGGAAGACGGCGAGGAGTGGGAAGCGTTCCTCGGCGACGAGGACGACCTGTACGCCTTCCCGGACGCCGCTCACCTGGCCGCTTTCGTCCGCACGTCCGAGCGGCACGACCTGATCGACCACCCGGCGTGGGACGCGGTGCCGTCGCTGAACGTGCCCGAGCTGATCCCGGACGAGGACCACACCTACGACCTCGTCGGCGTCCCGGAGCTGGTGGCCGAGGAGCCGGACGTCTGGCACATCGCCGAGCTGGCGGAGATCGTCGGCATCGTGCGGTCGCTCGCCGACGTCTGCGACCTGGAAGAGGTCCACGAGATCCTCGACTCGACCGAGGGCTTCTCGCTGCTCGACCAGGGCACCCTCCCGTTCACCGGCAGCGTCGGCGTGCAGGTGTGGAACGACCTGTCCGAGACGGTGTCGCAGAAGTGGGACACCGTGCTGGACGCGATCGACAGCCTGGTGACGGTGCCGGACGTCGACGAGAAGGTGCTGGAGCAGACGGCCGAGGAGCTGGCGGCCTTCCACGAGGAGTCCGCGGAGGCCGAGGCCGGCGCCGAAGGCGAAGAGGACCTGGAGGCGCTCGACACGCTCGACTCCGCCGAGGACGAGGACGAGGACGAGGAAGACGAGGGCCCGGTCGGCTTCTGGGCCGAGGTGGGCATCGACCCGATCAAGATCATCACGTCCGGCGCGGAGTACTACACGCTGCGCTGCTACCTCGACGACGCACCGGTGTTCCTCGGCAGCGAGGGCGAGATCGACGTGTTCACGTCCACGGGCGCGCTGGCCCGGGCGCTCGCCGACGGCAAGGAGCTGGCCGACACGGACCTGGCCGAGGTGTCCACGTGGGACGAGGTCCTGGCCAAGGCGACGGCGGGCGAGCTGGAGATCGAGGTCGACCCGGAGAACACGTACGTGTTGACGGGCCTGGACGCGGACATCGCGGAGGGCCCGGAGGCGATCGACCCGAACCAGCTGGAGCTGGCGGTGGAGCTGATCACGGACGCGGCCGAGTGGGCGGGCGACGAGAGCGTCGAAGCGGCGCTGGCGTCGAACGAAAGCCTGGGCTGGCTGGTGTCGTTCGTGCTCCGCCCGGACCCGACGCGCCTGGAGCCGTCGGCCCCGTTCGACACGGAGCAGAGCGCGTGGCGCAAGCTGGTGGAGACGTTCGAGAACCGCCTGACGGTGGCTTGA
- a CDS encoding ABC transporter permease yields the protein MPVRRQRRGRLPGWLRGVIWAVVAIAVISTASYSTGVAALTSSNTAHTALRLALPILLCALGGLWAERAGVVNIGLEGMMILGTWGAAWGSYNGGVWAGLLAAIAFGALGGLLHAVATVTFNVNHIVSGVAINLLGLGVTKYLANLIFEPLSGNPRQSPVVPKFDTYSATFLSDWLGDLEKQQRVGISDVAGILRGLVTEVAPLTMIAIVLVPVSFWVLWKTRFGLRLRSCGENPVAAESLGVNVYRHKYIAMLVSGALAGMGGASLVLLRGGADYLENQTNGRGYIGLAAMIFGNWRPGGLLGGAALFGYADGLQLAGGGEAVLALLYGAVILVAVIVVVQLFRRQWIAAGLGVVGAGVLYAIYWANDTLPSDLIPYTAHFVTLIVLAVASQRLRPPKADGQPYRRGED from the coding sequence ATGCCGGTGCGGCGTCAGCGCCGCGGCCGGCTCCCCGGCTGGCTGCGCGGCGTGATCTGGGCCGTCGTCGCCATCGCCGTCATCTCCACGGCGTCGTACTCCACCGGCGTCGCCGCGCTCACGTCGTCCAACACCGCGCACACGGCGTTGCGCCTGGCCCTGCCGATCCTGCTCTGCGCGCTGGGCGGCCTCTGGGCCGAACGCGCGGGCGTGGTCAACATCGGTCTCGAGGGCATGATGATCCTCGGGACCTGGGGTGCGGCCTGGGGTTCGTACAACGGCGGCGTCTGGGCCGGGCTCCTGGCCGCCATCGCCTTCGGCGCGCTCGGCGGCCTGCTGCACGCGGTGGCGACGGTGACGTTCAACGTCAACCACATCGTCTCCGGTGTCGCGATCAACCTGCTCGGCCTCGGCGTCACGAAGTACCTGGCGAACCTGATCTTCGAGCCGCTGTCGGGCAACCCGCGGCAGTCGCCGGTGGTGCCGAAGTTCGACACGTACTCGGCGACGTTCCTCTCGGACTGGCTCGGCGACCTGGAGAAGCAGCAGCGTGTCGGCATCTCCGACGTCGCCGGCATCCTGCGCGGCCTGGTCACCGAGGTCGCGCCGCTGACGATGATCGCGATCGTCCTGGTGCCGGTGAGCTTCTGGGTGCTCTGGAAGACCCGCTTCGGCCTGCGGCTGCGCTCGTGCGGCGAGAACCCGGTGGCCGCGGAGTCCCTCGGCGTCAACGTCTACCGGCACAAGTACATCGCCATGCTGGTCTCCGGCGCGCTCGCCGGGATGGGCGGCGCGTCGCTGGTGCTGCTGCGCGGCGGCGCGGACTACCTGGAGAACCAGACGAACGGCCGCGGGTACATCGGCCTCGCGGCGATGATCTTCGGCAACTGGCGGCCGGGCGGCCTGCTCGGCGGCGCGGCGCTGTTCGGCTACGCGGACGGCCTGCAGCTCGCCGGCGGCGGCGAAGCGGTGCTCGCGCTGCTGTACGGCGCGGTCATCCTGGTCGCCGTGATCGTCGTCGTCCAGCTGTTCCGGCGGCAGTGGATCGCCGCCGGGCTCGGCGTCGTCGGCGCGGGCGTGCTGTACGCGATCTACTGGGCGAACGACACCCTGCCGTCCGACCTGATCCCGTACACCGCCCACTTCGTGACGCTCATCGTGCTGGCCGTGGCGTCGCAGCGGCTGCGGCCGCCGAAGGCCGACGGCCAGCCGTACCGGCGAGGTGAGGACTGA
- a CDS encoding PA containing protein, with protein MTTDNHIAAPSFDRMRNMLVRAAEVRESEQQQIFDALDDIYARLAPVDSLGAVRKRLSELPDRTEVGVLAERLDEAMSRLEAQDNALAALTRAVESIVDKLAKPFAQLDGRLDGVAARFEGVAGRMDGLEDKLQNIHRRLDELGGHLDKQDAKLEALPQSVHGPVRERIELAESMLRERVDTADHELRAKVDELDRATKERIGANTEALKTALTETGEMIDASDRLENLGNRLETVTTRLDDLAARLDKVEDGFLTSLGDLDGAVKSGLAKVEGTLAKQPDTDSVDSLVRRSNDESVRRIGGQLDEAMATFAELMLGGGPAVQQIAPPPPAPRQPRRSSRNGRAPKPADTKAKAGDGAEEATE; from the coding sequence GTGACCACTGACAACCACATTGCCGCCCCGTCCTTCGACCGGATGCGCAACATGCTGGTGCGCGCGGCCGAAGTGCGTGAGAGCGAGCAGCAGCAGATCTTCGACGCGCTGGACGACATCTACGCCCGGCTCGCGCCGGTGGACTCGCTGGGCGCGGTCCGCAAGCGGCTGTCCGAGCTCCCCGACCGCACCGAGGTCGGCGTGCTGGCCGAGCGCCTCGACGAGGCGATGTCCCGCCTCGAGGCCCAGGACAACGCGCTCGCCGCGCTGACCCGCGCGGTCGAGAGCATCGTCGACAAGCTCGCCAAGCCCTTCGCGCAGCTCGACGGCCGTCTCGACGGCGTCGCCGCGCGGTTCGAGGGCGTCGCCGGGCGGATGGACGGGCTCGAGGACAAGCTGCAGAACATCCACCGGCGGCTGGACGAGCTGGGCGGGCACCTCGACAAGCAGGACGCGAAGCTCGAGGCGCTGCCGCAGTCGGTGCACGGGCCGGTCCGCGAGCGGATCGAGCTGGCCGAGTCGATGCTGCGCGAGCGCGTCGACACCGCCGACCACGAGCTGCGCGCGAAGGTCGACGAGCTGGACCGCGCCACCAAGGAGCGGATCGGCGCCAACACCGAGGCGCTCAAGACGGCGCTGACCGAGACCGGCGAGATGATCGACGCCTCGGACCGCCTGGAGAACCTCGGCAACCGGCTCGAGACGGTCACCACCCGCCTCGACGACCTGGCCGCCCGCCTCGACAAGGTGGAGGACGGCTTCCTGACGAGCCTCGGCGACCTCGACGGCGCGGTGAAGAGCGGCCTGGCCAAGGTCGAGGGCACGCTGGCGAAGCAGCCGGACACCGACTCGGTCGACTCGCTGGTCCGCCGGAGCAACGACGAGAGCGTCCGGCGCATCGGCGGCCAGCTCGACGAGGCGATGGCGACGTTCGCGGAGCTGATGCTCGGTGGCGGCCCGGCGGTCCAGCAGATCGCCCCGCCCCCGCCGGCCCCGCGCCAGCCGCGTCGCAGCTCCCGCAACGGCCGGGCCCCCAAGCCCGCGGACACGAAGGCCAAGGCGGGCGACGGCGCCGAAGAGGCCACGGAGTAA